Proteins from a single region of Zavarzinella sp.:
- the alaS gene encoding alanine--tRNA ligase: protein MRTANEIRQQFIDFFCKQHQHRFVPSSSVVPHDDPTLLFANAGMNQFKPIFLGFEKRDYVRAANTQKCIRAGGKHNDLEDVGKDTYHHTFFEMLGNWSFGDYFKQEAITWAWDLLTNVWGLDAARLHVTVFEGDAENNVPEDKEAADIWRAVGVPNDHIHLGNKKDNFWEMGDTGPCGPCTEVHIDLTPDCKGGHLVNAGTPEVIEIWNNVFIQFNRNEDKSLTPLPAKHVDTGMGFERICAVLQGKTSNYDSDVFTPLFSAIQELTKVAPYGGDLKDRVDTAYRVIADHIRTLTFALNDGAVIGNDGRNYVLKRILRRASRYGRQALNTTGPFLHNLVGVVVEQLGGTFPELKRNPEKVREQIYDEETSFLRTLDRGLKLYSHLSERTKATGSTTIDGADAFKLHDTYGIYIDITQQMAEEDGLKVDEEGFKQELKDAQERDRAGKKKFHTAAVKGDLPPTDDAPKYLPEVLQATVLGWVIGNEVHRTGELQAGDAAALLLDRTNFYAEQGGQAGDTGIIRTEDDCEFEVQDTQRLGDTILHHGILVSGKLAVGTSVSAMQATFRRIDIMCNHTATHLMNLALRQVLGNHVEQKGSLVDEDKTRFDFSHEKPLTQRELRQVEHKVNEMIRRDLAVNAVTLPLAEASKITGVRAVFGEKYPDPVRVVMIGPETPEQARYDDSIEFCGGTHIPRTGHIGYFKLASQEGVSKGVRRVTAVTGRVAAQDLATLTNTMEDLTSKFQCKLEELPTRLEALQQEFEQLQKLFLKNSLQELQRVADQLFESAVSIGASKVIVGEVPPADIEVMRGQVDRLRQKAESCIIILGWKNPDQSAGFVVGVSKDLNQAGLKSNDLMKPVSAIADGKGGGPPHLATGAGKNGAALPAALAKGTELATEFLKKKG from the coding sequence ATGCGTACGGCGAATGAAATTCGGCAACAGTTTATCGATTTTTTCTGCAAACAGCACCAGCACCGCTTCGTGCCATCCAGCAGTGTGGTGCCGCACGATGACCCCACGTTACTGTTCGCCAACGCCGGCATGAACCAGTTCAAGCCCATTTTCCTGGGCTTCGAAAAACGCGACTATGTGCGTGCGGCCAACACCCAGAAATGTATCCGGGCTGGCGGTAAGCACAACGACCTCGAAGATGTGGGCAAGGACACGTACCACCACACCTTTTTTGAAATGCTGGGCAACTGGAGCTTTGGCGATTACTTCAAGCAGGAAGCAATCACCTGGGCGTGGGATCTGCTGACAAATGTGTGGGGGCTGGACGCCGCCCGCCTGCACGTGACGGTATTTGAAGGCGATGCAGAAAATAATGTTCCTGAAGATAAAGAAGCAGCCGATATCTGGCGTGCCGTGGGGGTGCCAAACGACCACATTCACCTGGGCAACAAGAAAGATAACTTCTGGGAAATGGGCGATACCGGACCGTGTGGGCCGTGCACCGAGGTCCACATCGACCTGACGCCCGATTGCAAAGGCGGCCACCTGGTGAATGCAGGCACGCCCGAAGTAATTGAAATCTGGAACAACGTCTTTATTCAGTTCAACCGCAACGAAGATAAAAGCCTGACCCCACTGCCCGCGAAGCATGTGGATACGGGCATGGGCTTTGAACGGATCTGTGCGGTGCTGCAAGGCAAAACAAGCAACTACGATTCGGATGTGTTTACACCTTTGTTTTCTGCGATACAGGAACTAACGAAAGTTGCCCCCTACGGAGGGGATTTAAAGGATCGCGTGGATACTGCGTACCGCGTGATTGCTGACCACATCCGCACACTGACCTTTGCCCTCAACGATGGAGCTGTTATTGGCAACGATGGCCGCAACTACGTGCTGAAGCGAATCTTGCGGCGTGCGTCGCGTTATGGTCGGCAGGCACTCAACACCACGGGGCCATTTCTGCACAATCTGGTTGGTGTGGTGGTGGAGCAACTCGGCGGAACCTTCCCGGAATTGAAACGCAACCCGGAAAAGGTGCGGGAACAGATCTACGACGAAGAGACTTCCTTCCTTCGCACACTGGACCGTGGGCTGAAGCTGTACTCTCATTTGAGTGAACGAACGAAGGCTACTGGCAGCACCACCATCGATGGGGCGGATGCCTTCAAACTGCACGATACTTACGGCATCTACATCGATATTACCCAGCAGATGGCTGAAGAAGACGGTCTGAAGGTGGATGAAGAAGGCTTCAAACAGGAATTAAAGGATGCCCAGGAACGAGATCGTGCGGGCAAGAAAAAGTTTCATACCGCGGCAGTAAAAGGTGACCTTCCTCCCACAGATGATGCACCGAAGTACCTGCCGGAAGTTCTACAGGCAACGGTGCTTGGGTGGGTGATTGGCAACGAAGTACACCGCACGGGCGAACTGCAGGCAGGCGATGCGGCAGCGCTATTGCTCGATCGCACCAACTTTTATGCGGAACAGGGTGGTCAGGCAGGTGATACGGGCATCATCCGCACCGAAGATGACTGTGAGTTTGAAGTGCAGGATACCCAACGCCTGGGCGATACGATTCTGCACCACGGGATTCTGGTTTCTGGCAAACTGGCCGTGGGCACCAGTGTTTCAGCAATGCAGGCAACCTTCCGCCGTATCGATATCATGTGCAACCATACAGCTACCCACCTGATGAACCTGGCATTGCGTCAGGTATTGGGTAACCACGTGGAGCAGAAAGGTTCGCTGGTGGATGAAGACAAAACCCGCTTCGATTTCAGCCACGAAAAGCCACTGACTCAACGCGAGTTGCGACAGGTGGAACATAAAGTAAATGAGATGATTCGCCGCGACCTGGCAGTAAATGCGGTAACTCTGCCACTGGCAGAAGCCAGCAAGATCACCGGTGTGCGAGCTGTCTTCGGTGAAAAATACCCCGACCCTGTGCGGGTGGTGATGATTGGCCCGGAAACGCCAGAACAGGCCCGCTACGACGATTCGATTGAATTCTGTGGTGGCACGCACATCCCACGTACTGGGCATATTGGTTATTTCAAACTGGCCAGCCAGGAAGGGGTTTCCAAAGGTGTTCGCCGTGTAACCGCTGTTACAGGTCGTGTGGCCGCACAGGATCTGGCGACGCTGACCAACACAATGGAAGATTTGACCAGTAAGTTCCAGTGCAAACTGGAAGAACTGCCTACACGGCTGGAAGCCCTGCAACAGGAATTCGAGCAACTGCAGAAGCTATTCCTGAAGAACAGTTTGCAGGAATTACAGCGGGTGGCAGATCAGTTATTTGAAAGTGCTGTCAGCATCGGTGCGTCGAAAGTGATCGTTGGTGAAGTCCCACCTGCGGATATTGAGGTGATGCGTGGTCAGGTTGATCGGTTACGACAAAAAGCAGAGTCGTGCATCATCATCCTTGGTTGGAAAAACCCGGACCAGTCCGCAGGTTTTGTGGTGGGGGTATCGAAAGATCTCAACCAGGCGGGGCTGAAATCAAATGATCTGATGAAGCCCGTCTCTGCAATTGCGGATGGCAAAGGTGGCGGCCCACCTCACCTGGCAACGGGTGCAGGCAAAAATGGCGCTGCACTGCCAGCAGCACTGGCGAAAGGAACGGAACTCGCCACAGAGTTTTTGAAAAAGAAGGGGTAG
- a CDS encoding RNA polymerase sigma factor, translated as MDQSAASLKQHPGDSTSTGENPQPQAGESGVSNVMEPVDVLTSAFNEYRDELISTLMYILGNRDDAQDVVQDAFLKCWRNRQQLSEIQNLKAFIFRVGLNAAKDFQRSAWKRKCKTFKGEESMIADASTTGQSLEFQEEVARVSMAISGLRTEEKEVFLLRQNGGLTYEEIAEIRHAPVGTVKTQMRSALQKLRKVLN; from the coding sequence ATGGACCAATCCGCAGCGAGCCTGAAGCAACACCCAGGGGATAGCACCTCCACGGGAGAAAACCCCCAGCCACAAGCGGGGGAATCTGGAGTATCCAATGTCATGGAACCAGTGGATGTGCTGACAAGTGCTTTCAACGAATATCGAGACGAGCTGATCAGCACGTTGATGTACATATTGGGGAATCGGGATGATGCCCAGGATGTGGTCCAGGATGCTTTTCTGAAATGTTGGCGAAATCGCCAGCAGTTATCGGAAATTCAAAACCTCAAGGCGTTTATCTTTCGCGTGGGGCTGAATGCAGCAAAGGATTTTCAGCGTTCAGCCTGGAAGAGAAAGTGCAAGACATTTAAGGGAGAAGAATCGATGATCGCCGATGCATCTACAACGGGTCAATCGCTGGAATTCCAAGAGGAAGTCGCCCGCGTATCGATGGCGATATCGGGCCTGCGGACAGAAGAAAAGGAAGTTTTTCTCCTGCGGCAAAACGGCGGCCTGACCTACGAAGAAATTGCAGAAATCCGGCATGCCCCCGTGGGTACTGTCAAAACGCAAATGCGTTCCGCACTGCAAAAACTTCGCAAAGTACTGAATTAG
- a CDS encoding competence/damage-inducible protein A, translating to MKAELISIGSEITSGQNLDTNCQWLSQRLAEDGIPVGFHTTVADDFDDNVQVFHNAVQRAKLVLSTGGLGPTLDDLTREVLAKLVNVPLVEDPVSLQQIRDMFTRRGREMPERNRVQALFPQGAMAIFNANGTAPGIWMQVGSSIIACMPGVPSEMKLMYEREVRPRLMELGLIGGVVVQRKINTFGWGESAVEEKVSDLTRRGHVPEVGITASDAVISLRIIARGNDFATAQAQYAPIEAIIRERLGELVFGVDHEELHEVVVEELIRRKLSISTAESLTAGLIANRIGQVPGASSVLHGGFVTYTNETKQALLGVPGELLAEHGAVSEPVARAMAIGCRERLQTNFALSSTGLAGPTTGGENQPVGTVFVALAWDGGCEVQHHTWGGTRTEIQSRTAKMALNLLRLHLLRKPN from the coding sequence ATGAAGGCAGAATTGATTTCCATTGGCAGCGAAATTACCAGCGGCCAGAATCTGGATACCAACTGCCAGTGGCTGAGTCAGCGCTTGGCCGAAGATGGTATTCCGGTGGGCTTTCACACCACCGTGGCAGACGATTTTGACGATAATGTTCAGGTTTTTCACAATGCGGTGCAACGGGCAAAGCTGGTGCTCAGTACGGGAGGCCTGGGCCCCACGCTGGATGATCTGACCCGCGAAGTGCTGGCAAAACTGGTGAATGTTCCCCTGGTGGAAGACCCGGTTTCACTGCAACAGATTCGCGATATGTTCACCCGCCGTGGGCGGGAAATGCCAGAGCGAAATCGTGTGCAAGCTCTTTTCCCACAAGGAGCTATGGCGATTTTCAATGCGAATGGCACCGCACCCGGAATCTGGATGCAGGTGGGCAGCAGCATTATTGCCTGTATGCCCGGCGTGCCATCGGAAATGAAGCTGATGTACGAACGGGAAGTTCGCCCACGCCTGATGGAACTTGGCCTGATCGGCGGGGTGGTTGTCCAGCGAAAAATAAACACCTTCGGTTGGGGGGAATCTGCCGTTGAAGAGAAGGTAAGCGACCTGACCCGACGTGGGCACGTACCGGAAGTGGGGATTACCGCCAGCGATGCAGTGATTTCACTTCGGATAATTGCCCGTGGCAACGATTTTGCCACAGCCCAGGCCCAGTACGCACCAATTGAGGCGATTATACGCGAACGGCTGGGTGAATTGGTGTTTGGGGTGGATCACGAAGAGTTGCACGAAGTGGTGGTCGAAGAACTGATACGGCGAAAATTGTCGATCAGCACCGCAGAAAGCCTGACGGCAGGACTGATTGCCAACCGAATCGGGCAGGTGCCGGGTGCTTCCAGTGTTCTGCATGGTGGTTTTGTTACCTATACCAATGAAACAAAACAGGCATTATTGGGTGTGCCTGGGGAACTGTTAGCAGAACATGGTGCGGTAAGCGAACCGGTAGCACGTGCGATGGCCATTGGCTGCCGCGAACGCCTGCAGACCAATTTTGCCCTGAGCAGTACAGGATTAGCAGGCCCCACCACAGGTGGGGAAAATCAGCCGGTAGGCACCGTTTTTGTGGCATTAGCATGGGACGGTGGTTGTGAAGTGCAGCACCACACCTGGGGAGGAACCCGTACCGAAATTCAAAGTCGCACCGCCAAAATGGCTTTGAATCTCTTACGACTGCACCTGTTACGAAAGCCGAACTAA
- the hemF gene encoding oxygen-dependent coproporphyrinogen oxidase has protein sequence MTAAELHQECVDYFLGLQDRICQGLAALDGLKDFREDRWDREGGGGGRSRVLEEGGVFEKAGVNFSEVYGEMSPEFAKAIPGEGTKFSATGVSLVLHPRNPYCPTVHANFRYLTKGNHWWFGGGADLTPYYPFLEDVVHFHRTWKAVCDRHAHVANFATMKHDCDEYFYLKHREEARGVGGIFFDYRSEDMAGLFDFVKDCGDQFVPSYAPIIERRKNTPWGERERRFQEYRRGRYVEFNLVYDRGTTFGLKTGGRIESILMSLPPTVRYWYDYHPEAGTPEHELTNYWLQPKNWAEMS, from the coding sequence ATGACTGCAGCGGAATTGCACCAAGAATGTGTGGATTATTTTCTCGGTTTGCAGGACAGAATCTGCCAGGGTCTGGCTGCACTGGATGGTTTGAAGGATTTTCGCGAAGATCGCTGGGACCGCGAAGGTGGGGGCGGGGGTCGTTCCCGTGTATTGGAAGAAGGGGGCGTGTTTGAGAAAGCGGGCGTCAATTTTTCTGAAGTTTATGGCGAAATGAGCCCTGAATTTGCAAAAGCGATCCCTGGTGAAGGTACAAAATTTTCTGCGACAGGTGTGTCGCTGGTGCTGCACCCACGAAATCCGTATTGCCCCACCGTGCATGCCAATTTCCGTTATCTGACCAAAGGCAACCACTGGTGGTTTGGTGGTGGGGCCGATCTGACACCGTATTACCCGTTTCTCGAAGATGTTGTGCACTTCCACCGCACCTGGAAGGCGGTCTGCGACCGCCACGCCCACGTGGCCAATTTTGCCACGATGAAGCACGATTGCGATGAATACTTCTATTTGAAGCACCGCGAAGAGGCACGTGGTGTCGGCGGGATCTTTTTCGATTATCGTTCGGAAGATATGGCTGGACTGTTTGATTTTGTGAAGGATTGCGGCGATCAGTTCGTTCCCAGTTACGCACCGATCATCGAACGACGCAAAAACACCCCCTGGGGCGAGCGGGAACGCCGCTTTCAGGAATACCGCCGTGGGCGATATGTGGAATTTAATCTGGTCTATGACCGTGGTACCACATTCGGCCTGAAAACTGGTGGGCGGATCGAATCGATCCTGATGTCGCTGCCACCCACGGTGCGGTATTGGTACGACTACCACCCAGAAGCAGGCACACCGGAACATGAATTAACCAATTACTGGCTGCAGCCGAAAAACTGGGCCGAAATGTCGTAA
- a CDS encoding serine/threonine-protein kinase, translating to MTTATHSIDRHQLSNLKKIIVQSELIPQAKFDQFLSGLHARNVGYNEPIDLLQLLVYEGLLTKFQARLLLQGKWKNFLIDNKYVILDQLGKGGMGTVFLCEHRHMKRRVAIKVLPPETTSSPTMVHRFQREAEAVARVNHPNIVRAHDIGSHKNMHYLVMEYIDGVNLHELVTVNGRLAIDRAVDYIIQSARGLACAHAAGVVHRDVKPGNILVDRSGTIKVLDLGLARMVNDDRGSVTMAGGNGTLLGTADYVAPEQALDARNVGHLADIYSLGATFYFLLTGRAMYPEGNMAQKLISHQIRHVQSPRQIRPEVPDMVNYLVMSMIAKKPHERPEDMVEVIETLQEFHVPVLPPDPDEMPVTAFAGRTDMSQSMRGPASQTTRVFHQAMMNTRHS from the coding sequence ATGACTACTGCAACACATTCGATCGATCGGCACCAGCTATCGAACCTGAAAAAGATCATCGTGCAAAGCGAATTGATCCCACAGGCGAAGTTTGACCAGTTTCTTTCTGGCCTGCACGCACGTAACGTGGGATATAATGAACCGATTGATTTACTGCAACTACTTGTTTACGAAGGACTTCTGACGAAATTCCAGGCCCGCCTCCTGTTGCAGGGCAAGTGGAAGAATTTTCTTATTGATAACAAGTATGTTATCCTGGACCAGCTTGGCAAAGGTGGGATGGGGACAGTTTTTCTGTGCGAACATCGCCACATGAAACGCCGGGTGGCCATAAAGGTGCTCCCACCTGAAACCACCAGCAGCCCCACCATGGTGCACCGCTTTCAGCGGGAAGCAGAGGCAGTGGCACGGGTCAATCACCCCAACATCGTGCGGGCCCACGATATTGGCTCTCACAAAAACATGCACTATCTGGTGATGGAGTACATTGATGGGGTCAACCTGCATGAACTGGTGACCGTCAATGGGCGTCTGGCGATCGACCGTGCCGTCGATTACATCATTCAGTCCGCACGCGGGCTGGCCTGTGCCCACGCAGCTGGCGTGGTACACCGAGATGTCAAACCAGGGAATATTCTGGTTGACCGCAGTGGCACCATCAAGGTACTCGACCTGGGTCTGGCACGAATGGTGAACGACGACCGGGGCTCCGTAACCATGGCAGGTGGCAATGGCACCCTGTTGGGCACAGCCGATTACGTTGCACCAGAACAGGCACTCGATGCCCGCAATGTCGGCCACCTGGCCGATATTTATTCGCTGGGGGCAACGTTCTACTTCTTACTGACTGGTCGTGCGATGTATCCCGAAGGGAATATGGCTCAGAAGTTAATTTCACACCAGATTCGCCACGTTCAGTCCCCACGTCAGATTCGGCCAGAGGTACCCGACATGGTGAATTATCTGGTGATGTCGATGATTGCGAAAAAGCCGCACGAACGGCCGGAAGATATGGTGGAAGTGATTGAAACATTACAGGAATTTCATGTTCCGGTGCTACCGCCTGATCCGGATGAAATGCCGGTAACGGCTTTTGCTGGCCGCACCGATATGAGCCAGTCGATGCGTGGCCCCGCCTCCCAAACAACCCGCGTCTTCCACCAGGCAATGATGAACACACGACACTCTTAA
- a CDS encoding cofactor-independent phosphoglycerate mutase, producing MKYVIVIPDGCADDPQESLGGKTPLQAAKLPNMDRLAAMGCVGQANNVPKPLTPASDVATLSLFGYDPLEVYTGRAPLEAVAIGVKLGPNDWAIRCNLVHIRDGAMNDFTAGHIESTDGAPLLASMNAEIRKHSQFDRYEFVPGVQYRNLLVYRGDGAPAPFSTETKTQAPHDIPDQPIERYLPSGPGSDVLRELMELSRGVFLDHPVNQNRHAAGKKQATRIWLWGLGKAPQVRPFTEQYGPKGAIISGVDLVRGTGMLIGWDRIDAPGSTGYLDTDYASKGRTAIAALADHDLVCVHIEAPDEASHEGRTDEKILALERIDELIVGPLLEYLPTVGNWRMFISPDHRTTLQTRAHAYGMVPFVAGGTGISTDSASSYDEVTAAASGLVFERGWQAMGWLLRTENQ from the coding sequence ATGAAGTATGTTATTGTTATACCGGATGGCTGTGCGGATGATCCCCAGGAAAGCCTGGGAGGGAAAACTCCGTTGCAGGCAGCGAAATTGCCCAACATGGACCGACTGGCCGCCATGGGGTGTGTGGGGCAGGCAAATAACGTCCCGAAACCACTGACACCTGCCAGCGATGTGGCCACACTGAGTCTATTTGGTTACGACCCGCTGGAAGTGTATACCGGTCGAGCCCCACTGGAAGCGGTTGCCATTGGCGTGAAATTAGGCCCCAACGACTGGGCGATCCGCTGCAATCTGGTGCACATTCGCGATGGTGCGATGAACGATTTCACGGCAGGCCACATTGAAAGCACCGATGGTGCCCCACTGCTGGCCAGTATGAATGCCGAAATCCGCAAACATTCACAGTTCGATCGTTACGAATTTGTGCCTGGGGTGCAGTACCGCAATCTGCTGGTCTATCGTGGGGATGGTGCACCCGCCCCATTCAGCACCGAAACCAAAACGCAGGCACCGCACGATATTCCCGACCAGCCAATCGAACGTTACCTGCCCAGTGGACCTGGCAGCGACGTTCTGCGGGAACTGATGGAACTGTCCCGTGGGGTGTTTCTGGATCATCCGGTGAACCAGAATCGCCACGCTGCGGGCAAAAAACAAGCCACCCGCATCTGGTTGTGGGGCCTGGGCAAGGCACCACAGGTTCGCCCATTTACCGAACAGTACGGCCCGAAAGGTGCTATCATATCGGGGGTTGACCTGGTTCGCGGAACCGGAATGCTGATCGGGTGGGATCGCATCGATGCACCGGGCAGCACCGGCTATCTGGATACCGATTACGCCAGTAAAGGCCGCACGGCGATTGCTGCCCTGGCAGACCACGATCTGGTGTGCGTGCATATTGAAGCCCCAGATGAGGCCTCCCACGAGGGCCGCACCGATGAAAAGATTCTGGCTTTGGAACGGATTGACGAACTGATTGTTGGCCCGCTATTAGAATATCTGCCCACAGTGGGGAATTGGCGGATGTTCATTAGTCCGGACCACCGCACCACCTTGCAGACGCGTGCCCATGCCTACGGTATGGTGCCCTTTGTGGCAGGTGGAACCGGCATAAGCACAGATTCTGCAAGCAGTTACGACGAAGTGACTGCTGCCGCTTCGGGCCTGGTTTTTGAACGTGGCTGGCAGGCAATGGGCTGGTTGTTACGCACCGAAAACCAGTGA
- a CDS encoding serine/threonine-protein kinase codes for MSSPKTVQQLFDLVVRSELLTKQEIEKYLLQREAENEKFSDASAMCSGMVRDHLLTHFQAKLLMQGRWKNFFLKGKYKVLEHLGAGGMGTVFLCEHRHMRRKVAIKVLPPDRVDSATLMRFQREAQAIAMLNHTNIVRAFDIEQEGSLNFLVMEYIDGVSMQHLVEHLGPLPIPRAVNYLCQAANGLQHAHQKGLVHRDIKPSNLMLDFLGVIKLLDLGLARFTNPMDNSEITMAGGSSPTVLGTADYLSPEQARDSTVDHRADIYSLGAVFYYFLTGQPPFHGGNVAMKLVRHQSEKPKRVDQVRSGIPVGIADVVSLMLEKSPNARPQQPKDVIRYLEPWLVDVEPPTPDEVPENRFSLNRELASMSKASTVSLMSHSGRTFILKTTDTQQHMSILSAPGVRIESSPASHYPSTPK; via the coding sequence ATGTCCAGCCCAAAAACAGTTCAACAATTGTTTGATCTGGTAGTACGAAGCGAACTGCTGACAAAGCAGGAAATCGAAAAATATCTGCTGCAGCGGGAAGCGGAAAATGAAAAATTTTCTGATGCTTCCGCAATGTGCTCTGGCATGGTGCGGGACCACCTGCTGACACACTTTCAGGCCAAATTGCTAATGCAGGGCCGCTGGAAAAACTTTTTCCTGAAAGGCAAATACAAGGTATTAGAGCATCTTGGTGCCGGTGGCATGGGGACGGTTTTCCTCTGCGAGCACCGCCATATGCGTCGCAAAGTGGCGATTAAGGTTCTCCCGCCCGATCGCGTGGATAGTGCCACGCTGATGCGTTTTCAACGGGAAGCCCAGGCAATTGCGATGCTGAACCACACCAACATTGTGCGGGCGTTTGATATTGAGCAGGAAGGCTCCCTGAACTTTCTGGTGATGGAATACATTGATGGCGTCAGCATGCAGCACCTGGTGGAGCATCTGGGGCCACTACCCATCCCACGTGCGGTGAACTATCTGTGTCAGGCGGCTAACGGTTTGCAGCACGCCCACCAGAAAGGTTTGGTGCACCGAGACATCAAGCCCAGCAACCTGATGCTCGATTTTCTGGGTGTCATCAAGTTGCTGGATCTGGGGCTGGCACGATTCACCAATCCCATGGATAATTCCGAAATCACGATGGCGGGTGGCTCCAGCCCCACTGTGTTGGGAACAGCCGATTATCTGTCGCCGGAACAGGCACGCGATTCCACGGTAGACCATCGGGCCGATATTTACAGTCTGGGTGCGGTCTTTTACTACTTTCTGACTGGCCAGCCACCATTTCATGGTGGGAACGTGGCGATGAAACTGGTTCGCCACCAAAGCGAAAAGCCCAAACGCGTCGATCAGGTGCGGTCCGGTATTCCGGTGGGGATTGCAGATGTGGTGTCTCTGATGCTGGAAAAATCACCCAATGCACGCCCGCAGCAGCCAAAAGATGTGATTCGCTATCTCGAACCGTGGCTGGTAGATGTAGAACCACCGACACCCGATGAAGTGCCGGAAAACCGTTTCTCATTAAATCGGGAACTCGCCAGTATGTCGAAGGCATCCACGGTATCGCTGATGTCCCACTCTGGCCGAACGTTTATCCTGAAAACGACCGATACGCAACAACATATGTCAATCCTCTCAGCCCCAGGTGTGCGGATTGAATCATCGCCTGCGAGCCACTATCCCAGTACCCCCAAGTAA